From Staphylococcus sp. IVB6214:
CCACGTGAAACAGTGCAAAACCAAATCGCACTCGCAATTAACGAAGAAGTGTTAGCACTTGAAGAAGCAGGTATCAAAGTCATTCAAGTAGACGAGCCTGCATTACGTGAAGGTCTACCACTTCGCAAAGAGTTCCATGAAGATTACTTACGCAACGCAGTTCATAGCTTTAAGTTAGCAACATCATCAGTGGAAGACCATACGCAAATTCACACACATATGTGTTATTCACAGTTCGGTCAAATCATCCATGCAATTCATGAACTGGATGCTGATGTTATCTCAATTGAAACATCACGTAGTCATGGTGACTTGATTCAGGACTTTGAAGATATCAACTACGATCTCGGTATTGGTCTTGGTGTTTATGACATCCATAGTCCACGTATTCCAACAGAAGATGAAATAACAACAGCGATTAACCGTGCCTTACAACAGATCGATCGCTCTCTCTTCTGGGTCAACCCAGACTGCGGATTAAAAACACGTAAAGAAGATGAAGTAAAAGCTGCACTGACTGTCCTTGTCGATAGCGCTAAAAAACTTCGAAACGCATAATGATGATTCATATTCAGAAAGGGGCTTGCCTATGACAAACCCATTATGGAAACAACTTCAAACACTCAAAACAACACGTTGGATTGACTTAACACATACCTTCAATGCGGACTCCCCTCACTTCTCCGCATTTGAAGGGGCACGTGTTAAAACACCCTTCACTGTTGAAAAGGATGGCTTTTTCGTCCAAGAATGGTCATTCGTCACACAGTATGGGACGCACATCGATGCACCGATACATTTTGTAGACAATCAACGCTACTTGCATGAACTTCATCTGAAAGAACTTGTCCTTCCCCTAATCGTATTAGATTTTTCAGATGAAGTAGCTAAGGATGCAGACTTCCGTCTCACACGAGCGCATATCGAACAGTGGGAAGCGGAAAATGGCGCCATTGAACCTGATACCTTTGTCGCCTTTCGCAGTGACTGGTCCAAACGCTGGCCAAATCATAAAGCATTCGAGAACAAAGATGCGGACGGTAACCAACATCTGCCTGGTTGGTCGCTCGATGCCCTCAAATATCTATTAGAAGAACGCCATGTAAAGGCGATAGGTCATGAAACATTTGATACGGATGCTTCTGTTGACATCGCCAAACATGGAGACATTATTGGTGAACGCTACGTTCTTGGTCAAGATCGTTACCAAATCGAACTCTTGACCAACCTAGATCAACTGCCAGCACGTGGTGCCGTGATTTACAATATCGCCCCAAAACCCGATCACGCACCCGGCTTCCCCGTTCGTAGTTTCGCCATTGCCCCTCAATAATATACAAACAAGGTACACATTCCCCGCTGTGTACCTTGTTTTCTTATATTAAGTTGTTCGAGCAACCGTCATGACAACACCTATTAATGTAATGATACCACCTACTATTGCGAAAAAAGTTGGGATTTCTCCTAAAAGAATATAAGAGATAATTAATGCGGCAACTGGTGTTAAATATAGTGAAAGCGTTGCGTCAGACACGCCAACTTTTTGAATCGTATATGCTAATGCAATATATGGTATCACCGTTGGACCAACACCTAAATAACAAAGCGCTATCACAGTATTGATATGTGCCTGTTGTAGGTCATCGAGACTTCCCGGTAGCCATACCAACATAAACAAACCTCCAGCGATCATTGTATATATTGTCAAAGAGATAAATCCGTACTTTTCAAGTAATGATTTCTGAAATGTAAAGTAAATACTTTCACTGAATGAAGCAATTAAAATCAACAAAATACCCCACACAAGACTTGTTAATGATGTATCATTTGCCAAAGAAATTAACGCAACACCTAGAAATGCGATGATAGACCCTATCCAAGCAACCATAGGAAATGAATCTTTTAGAAAACATGCCGCTAGTATCGCTGAGAAAATAGGCGTTGTTGATACAAGTAAGCTTGCTATTCCTGCACTCACATATTTTTCACCGATACTCAAAGTCGTATGATATACTGCAAAACCACAAAAACCGAGAAATAAGATGTGTGGGATATCTTTTACATCTGGGAATGATAACTTTTTAATGCTAGCTATCAGTAACATCATCATACTAGCAATTACTAATCTCAGCGTCGACAAATGTACCGCTTCAAAATCTTGTAACGCCACCTTAATGACTGGAAAAGCAGATGCCCATAATGTAATCGTGACTCCAAATGCAACATATATCGTCCAAGTATACTGATGTCTATTCATTAATATCAGCTACTACAGTTTGTTGATAATCGATTAGTATCACTGATCTTGCACCTGATAAATTATCTTTTCCTTTTTTAACCGGACTCACATAATGACTTACCTTCCTATCATATACTCCGTATGATTCGAGAGGATTTTGTAATTCAAACACTTCTTTTAGGTCATTTTGATCAATATTTTCTAATGTGTTACCAATAGCACTAGGAACTGCTATTGCATTAATACCACCAAGTATGTTTTTTCTTTCTATTAAGTGTGCAAAAGTAAATGGTTCACCATCTTGATGAAAAGAATTTGGTGATGAAATAGCTTCGTCATCTGCAGTTTTTACATAAAGTTTTACAAAGTGAACACCTACATGGATTGGTAAAATTTTGTCAACTTCATTCCAAAAAGTTTCTTTATAGTCATGTAATATAATCTTGTTTAATAGTTTATTATTCCTAATCTTTTTGTCTATAGCATGAAATTCTCTGTATGAATCTGGATGTTCAGGGTTAAACTTACCTTGAAAATAAGCAGCATAGTCAAAACCCTCTTTATTTATAGTTGGAAGCCAATAAATCTCTTCTGTACCTGGTAAAATAATTGCTCTTGAGTAGGTTCTATAACGATTTGAATCTGGTGCATAATTATCTAACGGTAGTTTGTTGAAATATTCTAATATCTCATTATAGTCATAACTTAAACCTTCATATTTCAAGCTCTTCATCAAATCATATCGTGAATAACCAAATTTTTTCATATCATTCATACGAACACTTCCTTAAAATAGTATGTTCTCATATTAATGAAGCTGTTCTATAATGAGTACAACCAATTAACTGGAAATTTACCCAACCAATCTTCAAGGAGGTGCGAACAATTAAATATAAAGACATTGCAACATATATTCGTGACAAAATCATCAGTGGTAATTGGTTTTATGGTATGAAAATTCCTTCTCAAAGACAACTGGCCAACCAATTCCACGTCAATAGGGTTACAATTATCAAAAGTATTGAACTATTAGAAGCAGAAGGATTTATTTATACAAAACAAGGAAGTGGGACTTATGTCAATAACTATCTCAATGAAGATGTTAAGACACAAAAATGGTCTGACATGATGGCATGGTCATTAAGTGCAAGAAATCAGTATACTGTGCAACTTATTAATAAATTAGAAACAGATACAACTTATATCCATATCAGTAAAGGAGAACTCGGCAAAGATTTAATACCGCATATTGCATTGAAACAAGCTATGACAGCAGTATCTCGTTATATTGGCGACTTATCGTTTGGCTATTATAACGGTTATGGTTATGATCACCTAAGAGCATTGATCGCTCAACGTCTACGTAACCAAGGAATAAATGTTACTCAAGATAATGTGCTCATTACATCCGGTGCCTTACATGCCATTCAACTGATTACAACTGGTTTTTTAAGTCGTCATACGGTCATCCCATCCCATGCACCTTCATATATTGATTCCACATCTCTTTTTAGTAGTCTTCATTCTAAAAACATCAAGATACCATACAATACTTTTCAACATTTTCATCGTATGATTGAACAACTCCCCAGTCACCAAGACAAAGCACTCTATATTCAACCAACATTCAATAACCCAACAGGTCAGTCACTTTCAGAACACACCAAAGAAGCAATAGTTAAATATTGTGAATGCCATCATATTCCTATTATTGAAGACGATATCTATCAAGACATTTGGTTTAAACACTCAGAAAATACACCCATGAAAGTACTAGATCAGCATGGTACTGTGCTTCATATTAGTAGTTTTTCAAAATCCATTGCTCCCGCCCTTCGCATCGGTTGGATCGTTGCATCAGAAAAAATCATTGAACAATTAGCGGATATTCGTATGCAGAACGACTACGGCTCAAGTATTTTATCGCAAATGGTCATCTATGAAATGTTAAAAAATGGTGCCTACGATCAACACTTACAAAAACTGCGGAATGTCTTAAAAATAAAGCGTAACGCAATGTTAAAAATTTTAGACCAGTATTATACTGATATAGCAACATGGAAAATTCCAGAAGGTGGCTTCTTTGTATGGCTCACTTTTACAAACAATATAAATATCAAACAACTCTTTACAACACTTATTGATAAAGAAAAGATACTCATCAATCCCGGTTTTATATATGGTAGTCAAGAGAACACCATACGCCTTTCATACGCTTACGAAAGTATTGATAATATTACTTTCGCATTGAAGAAGATACGTCAATACTTGTAATTGTATTTTTCATCAACTTATGTTACACTACAAATAACAAGAATAC
This genomic window contains:
- a CDS encoding cyclase family protein; its protein translation is MTNPLWKQLQTLKTTRWIDLTHTFNADSPHFSAFEGARVKTPFTVEKDGFFVQEWSFVTQYGTHIDAPIHFVDNQRYLHELHLKELVLPLIVLDFSDEVAKDADFRLTRAHIEQWEAENGAIEPDTFVAFRSDWSKRWPNHKAFENKDADGNQHLPGWSLDALKYLLEERHVKAIGHETFDTDASVDIAKHGDIIGERYVLGQDRYQIELLTNLDQLPARGAVIYNIAPKPDHAPGFPVRSFAIAPQ
- a CDS encoding DMT family transporter, which produces MNRHQYTWTIYVAFGVTITLWASAFPVIKVALQDFEAVHLSTLRLVIASMMMLLIASIKKLSFPDVKDIPHILFLGFCGFAVYHTTLSIGEKYVSAGIASLLVSTTPIFSAILAACFLKDSFPMVAWIGSIIAFLGVALISLANDTSLTSLVWGILLILIASFSESIYFTFQKSLLEKYGFISLTIYTMIAGGLFMLVWLPGSLDDLQQAHINTVIALCYLGVGPTVIPYIALAYTIQKVGVSDATLSLYLTPVAALIISYILLGEIPTFFAIVGGIITLIGVVMTVARTT
- a CDS encoding 2OG-Fe dioxygenase family protein: MNDMKKFGYSRYDLMKSLKYEGLSYDYNEILEYFNKLPLDNYAPDSNRYRTYSRAIILPGTEEIYWLPTINKEGFDYAAYFQGKFNPEHPDSYREFHAIDKKIRNNKLLNKIILHDYKETFWNEVDKILPIHVGVHFVKLYVKTADDEAISSPNSFHQDGEPFTFAHLIERKNILGGINAIAVPSAIGNTLENIDQNDLKEVFELQNPLESYGVYDRKVSHYVSPVKKGKDNLSGARSVILIDYQQTVVADINE
- a CDS encoding PLP-dependent aminotransferase family protein produces the protein MRTIKYKDIATYIRDKIISGNWFYGMKIPSQRQLANQFHVNRVTIIKSIELLEAEGFIYTKQGSGTYVNNYLNEDVKTQKWSDMMAWSLSARNQYTVQLINKLETDTTYIHISKGELGKDLIPHIALKQAMTAVSRYIGDLSFGYYNGYGYDHLRALIAQRLRNQGINVTQDNVLITSGALHAIQLITTGFLSRHTVIPSHAPSYIDSTSLFSSLHSKNIKIPYNTFQHFHRMIEQLPSHQDKALYIQPTFNNPTGQSLSEHTKEAIVKYCECHHIPIIEDDIYQDIWFKHSENTPMKVLDQHGTVLHISSFSKSIAPALRIGWIVASEKIIEQLADIRMQNDYGSSILSQMVIYEMLKNGAYDQHLQKLRNVLKIKRNAMLKILDQYYTDIATWKIPEGGFFVWLTFTNNINIKQLFTTLIDKEKILINPGFIYGSQENTIRLSYAYESIDNITFALKKIRQYL